The Bradyrhizobium sp. LLZ17 genomic sequence GGCCGGCGCGCGAGGTAATAGGCAGAGGTGACGCCGATGACACCGCTGCCGAGGATCAGAACTTTCACGCTTGGTCAAACTCCCGCGGCATCACGCCCGCCGCTGCAAGAGCAATTATCAGGCCCCCCGCTTGATCGAGGTCGCCCAGGATCGACACCATGTCGTCGATATGGCTCTTCTCGACGATGAGCGGCGGCGACAATGCAAAGGAGTCGCCGCTCATGCGGAAGTAAAGCCCGCGATTGAAGCAGTCGACCATGACGTCGTAGCCGCGCGCGCCGACCGCGCCGTCGCGCGACGACAGCTCGACCGCGCCCATCAGGCCGCAATTGCGGATATCGACGACGTTGGGCAGGCCCTTCAGCGTATGCAGCGCATCGCGCCAGTATTCCGCGATCGATGCACCGCGCGTGAGCAGGCCCTCGTCCTTGTAGATGTCGAGCGTCGCGATACCCGCGGCACAGGCCACCGGATGAGCCGAATAGGTGTAGCCGTGGAACAGCTCCATCATGTTTTCCGGACCGACCATCATAGCGTCGTGCACCTTGCGATGCGCGAACACCGCGCCGCAAGGCACGGTGCCATTGGTGATGCCCTTGGCCGTCGTCATCAGGTCCGGGGTCACGCCGAAGAAGTCGGCGGCGAACGGCGTGCCGAGGCGGCCGAAGCCGGTGATGACCTCGTCGAAGATCAGGAGAATGCCGTGCTTGTCACAGATCTCGCGCAGACGCTGGAGATAGCCCTTCGGCGGCGGCAGCACTGCGGTCGAGCCCGGCACCGGCTCGACGATCACGGCCGCGATCGTCTCGGCGCCGTGCAGTCCGACCAGCCGCTCGAGATCGTCGGCGAGTTCGACGCCGTACTCAGGCTGATCCTTGGCGAAAGCGTTGCGGGTAAGATCGTGGGTGTGGCGGATGTGGTCGACGCCCGGCAGATGGGTGGCGAACGCTCGGCGGTTGGCGACCATGCCGCCGACCGACATGCCGCCGAAGCCGACACCGTGATAGCCGCGCTCGCGGCCGATCAGGCGGGTGCGGGACGCCTGGCCGTTGGCGCGGTGATAGGCGAGCGCGATCTTCAGCGCCGTATCGACCGATTCGGAGCCGGAATTGGTGAAAAAGATGCGGTCCAGGTTCTTCGGTGCGATCTCGGCGAGACGCTCGGCGAAATCGAAGGCCAGCGGATGGCCCATCTGGAACGAGGGCGCGAAATCCAGCATCATCAGCTGGCGCTCGACCGCGGCGGCGATCTGCTTGCGGCCGTGGCCGGCATTGACGCACCAGAGGCCCGCGGAGCCGTCGATCACCTTGCGGCCGTCGACCGTGGTGTAGTGCATGCCCTCGGCCGAGGAGAACAGCCGCGGCGCCTTCTTGAACTGACGGTTGGCCGTGAACGGCATCCAGAACGAGTCGGTCTTGATGGTGTTCGGAATCTGATGAAGGGTCACGGGCCGCTCCTTTGCTGACCTGCTAGCAGAGCCACGGCTTCAGAACCGCAACAAGTCCTTTTCTGGCACCCTGCAAGCCATTGATTTAGCTGGGGCTGCCGGTCCATATTTGCACGATCCGCAACACCTGCAACAGGGACCAGGGCATGAGCGTCGACATCGGTGGACGGCTGCGATTCATCCGGGCGCGCCAGAAGCTGTCGCAACGCGAGCTCGCCAAGCGCGCCGGCGTCACCAATTCGACGATCTCGCTGATCGAATCCAACCAGATGAACCCCTCGGTCGGTGCGCTCAAGCGCATCCTCGACGGCATCCCGATGGGGCTCGCCGAATTCTTCGCGCTGGAGCCGGAGACGCGGCGCAAGATCTTCTACCGCTCGGAGGAGCTGACCGAGGTCGGCAAGAAGCCGATCTCCTATCGCCAGATCGGCGACAATCTGTTCGGCCGCAACTTGCAGATCCTGAAAGAGCGTTACGAGCCCGGCAGCGACACCGGGCGCGTTCACCTGGTCCATGACGGCGAGGAAGGCGGCATCGTGATCTCCGGCAAGCTCGAGGTGACGGTCGAAGACGAGCGCCGCATCCTCAATCCCGGCGATGCCTATTATTTCGAAAGCCGCCGCCCGCACCGT encodes the following:
- a CDS encoding cupin domain-containing protein — translated: MSVDIGGRLRFIRARQKLSQRELAKRAGVTNSTISLIESNQMNPSVGALKRILDGIPMGLAEFFALEPETRRKIFYRSEELTEVGKKPISYRQIGDNLFGRNLQILKERYEPGSDTGRVHLVHDGEEGGIVISGKLEVTVEDERRILNPGDAYYFESRRPHRFRCVGGKPCEVISACTPPTF
- a CDS encoding aspartate aminotransferase family protein; the encoded protein is MTLHQIPNTIKTDSFWMPFTANRQFKKAPRLFSSAEGMHYTTVDGRKVIDGSAGLWCVNAGHGRKQIAAAVERQLMMLDFAPSFQMGHPLAFDFAERLAEIAPKNLDRIFFTNSGSESVDTALKIALAYHRANGQASRTRLIGRERGYHGVGFGGMSVGGMVANRRAFATHLPGVDHIRHTHDLTRNAFAKDQPEYGVELADDLERLVGLHGAETIAAVIVEPVPGSTAVLPPPKGYLQRLREICDKHGILLIFDEVITGFGRLGTPFAADFFGVTPDLMTTAKGITNGTVPCGAVFAHRKVHDAMMVGPENMMELFHGYTYSAHPVACAAGIATLDIYKDEGLLTRGASIAEYWRDALHTLKGLPNVVDIRNCGLMGAVELSSRDGAVGARGYDVMVDCFNRGLYFRMSGDSFALSPPLIVEKSHIDDMVSILGDLDQAGGLIIALAAAGVMPREFDQA